A genomic region of Planctomycetia bacterium contains the following coding sequences:
- a CDS encoding alpha-amylase translates to MAEPRYPSVYQINTRVWLTELSRVLGRPATLDDVPDAELDRLSKLGFDWIWFLSVWQTGPGAQQVSRNNPEWCREFHETLPDLCEADIAGSGFAITGYTVHQGLGGDAALALLRERLRHRGLKLMLDFVPNHMGLGHPWVEDHPEYFVPGTEADLAHAPQNYTRVERTSGDQILAYGRDPYFSGWPDTLQLNYADPALHEAMIGELLRISGQCDGVRCDMAMLVLPEVFERTWGKGAPLFWPAATGRVRERAADFVFMAEVYWDMEWTLQQQGFDYAYDKRLYDRLREHHARPVREHFHAGLDYQDKLARFLENHDEPRAAATFSTEVHLAAAVLTFLSPGLRFFHQGQFDGRLKRISPHLVRGPDEPKNEVLAAFYDRLLAVLRRPIVRNGRWQSLECAPAWEGNGTNDCFVAFSWQDTDGTRLLIVVNYSDHQSQCHVRLPFDDLGDDPWLLENQLGAEEYAWNGKDLRGNGLFLDEGPWKTSVFALTKQVPR, encoded by the coding sequence ATGGCTGAGCCACGCTATCCCTCCGTTTATCAAATCAACACCCGAGTGTGGCTGACCGAACTATCCCGAGTTCTGGGCAGGCCGGCCACATTGGACGACGTCCCGGACGCCGAGTTGGATCGCCTCTCCAAGTTGGGGTTCGATTGGATTTGGTTTTTGAGTGTCTGGCAAACAGGCCCGGGTGCGCAGCAAGTCTCACGAAACAATCCCGAATGGTGTCGTGAGTTTCATGAGACGCTCCCGGACCTTTGCGAAGCCGACATCGCCGGCTCGGGCTTCGCGATCACCGGCTACACGGTGCATCAGGGCCTCGGCGGGGACGCGGCTTTGGCTCTCCTCCGTGAGCGGCTCCGACACCGCGGCCTGAAGCTCATGCTCGACTTCGTCCCCAATCACATGGGACTCGGCCATCCGTGGGTCGAAGATCACCCGGAGTATTTCGTGCCGGGTACGGAAGCCGATTTGGCTCACGCACCTCAGAATTACACGCGCGTCGAACGTACGAGCGGCGATCAGATCCTCGCCTACGGTCGTGATCCGTATTTCTCCGGCTGGCCCGATACGTTGCAGCTCAACTACGCCGATCCGGCACTGCATGAAGCGATGATCGGGGAACTGCTAAGGATCTCAGGTCAGTGCGACGGCGTGCGTTGCGACATGGCGATGCTCGTGTTGCCGGAGGTCTTCGAGCGAACGTGGGGAAAGGGCGCCCCGCTGTTCTGGCCGGCGGCGACCGGCCGTGTGCGCGAGCGCGCCGCCGACTTCGTCTTCATGGCCGAAGTCTACTGGGATATGGAGTGGACGCTCCAGCAACAAGGCTTCGACTACGCATACGACAAGCGGCTCTACGATCGCCTTCGCGAACACCATGCCCGGCCGGTGCGCGAGCACTTTCACGCGGGACTCGATTATCAAGACAAGCTGGCGCGGTTTCTGGAGAATCATGACGAGCCGCGGGCCGCCGCGACGTTCTCGACGGAGGTCCATCTGGCCGCGGCGGTCCTCACGTTTCTCTCTCCTGGGTTGCGCTTCTTTCATCAGGGGCAATTCGATGGTCGCTTGAAACGGATCTCACCGCATTTGGTTCGCGGACCCGACGAGCCCAAGAACGAAGTATTGGCGGCGTTTTACGATCGGCTGCTCGCCGTTCTGCGACGACCGATCGTGCGCAACGGCCGCTGGCAATCGCTCGAATGCGCGCCGGCTTGGGAAGGGAACGGAACCAACGATTGCTTCGTAGCTTTCAGTTGGCAAGATACCGACGGCACTCGGCTCTTGATCGTGGTGAACTATTCCGACCATCAAAGCCAATGTCACGTGCGGCTCCCGTTCGACGACTTGGGAGACGACCCCTGGCTTCTGGAAAACCAACTCGGTGCGGAAGAATACGCTTGGAACGGAAAGGATCTACGAGGGAATGGGCTGTTTCTGGATGAAGGCCCTTGGAAGACTTCCGTTTTCGCTCTGACGAAACAAGTCCCACGGTAA
- a CDS encoding serine/threonine protein kinase: MWNPLSTLFARSRNGRDGAQAHMTFGQTSIGRTISRTGLLLKKQLWIWPIIAVVLLAIVGYVVNRSIRETMERNLQSQLSTLLNVERAMLEKWFKVQESSALTLANDQEIRRMVAQLLTATNRSQLKHDPAVAGNAPDAAELHARLGKELEPSMSAHDFIGYVVADKQLRVVAASAPESIGQIIPQYENFLTRTLDGKPTVSAPYPSAGVVKDRHGRMQTGTPTMFACAPVLDENLQVVAVLALRIRPEEEFTDILQLGRIGETGETYAVNQDGLMVSNSRFDESLILLGLLPDDDTAVSILKIQVRDPGGNTLEGFRPGVRRRELPLTAICAAAVSGSTGVNMEGYRDYRGLLSVGAWTWLPEYRLGIITEIDYAEAYRPLTILQRTFYVLYALLGIGAVAIFVFTLIVARLQRQARRAEIEAKQIGQYRLLEKIGAGAMGEVYKGQHAMLRRPTAIKMLNIERVNEASIQRFEREVQITCKLNNPHTVAIYDYGRTPEGVFYYAMEYLDGLNLQTLVEQYGPQSEGRVASILRQICASLYEAHSSGLVHRDIKPANIMLNRRGAEPDVVKVLDFGLVKAMDDKNADRSSGNELSGTPLYMSPESIQTPESVDACSDLYAVGAVGYFLLTGETVFNARTLGELCQQHLTAIPNAPSQRLGKPISAELEHAILACLEKSRAKRPQTARDLATMLDRVTRSWSLNDAEEWWSRHERGQSPHKPTEVVRNTKDGDRPSNPEATPPDPTAPRADLGRESVESGFDRTAIFDADGKSSN, from the coding sequence ATGTGGAATCCGCTTTCGACGCTTTTCGCCCGGTCGCGCAATGGTCGTGATGGTGCGCAAGCTCATATGACGTTCGGTCAAACGTCGATCGGGCGGACCATTTCGCGCACGGGTCTGTTGCTCAAGAAGCAACTCTGGATTTGGCCGATCATCGCCGTGGTGCTGTTGGCGATCGTCGGCTACGTCGTTAATCGTTCGATCCGGGAGACGATGGAGCGGAATCTGCAATCGCAACTCTCGACGCTGCTGAACGTCGAGCGAGCGATGCTCGAAAAGTGGTTCAAGGTGCAGGAGTCGAGCGCGCTCACGTTGGCCAACGATCAAGAGATCCGCCGGATGGTGGCGCAACTGCTGACGGCTACGAACCGCTCGCAGCTCAAACACGATCCGGCCGTCGCAGGAAACGCTCCGGACGCGGCGGAGCTACACGCTCGATTGGGAAAAGAACTGGAGCCGAGTATGTCGGCCCACGATTTCATCGGCTATGTCGTGGCCGACAAGCAGTTGCGAGTCGTCGCGGCGAGCGCTCCGGAGTCGATCGGGCAGATCATCCCGCAATACGAGAACTTCTTAACAAGAACGCTCGATGGCAAGCCGACCGTGTCGGCTCCCTATCCGAGCGCCGGAGTCGTCAAAGATCGACACGGCCGGATGCAGACTGGAACGCCGACGATGTTCGCCTGCGCGCCGGTGCTCGACGAAAACCTCCAGGTCGTCGCCGTCTTGGCCTTACGGATCCGTCCGGAGGAAGAATTCACCGACATTCTGCAATTGGGACGCATCGGCGAGACGGGCGAAACGTATGCCGTGAACCAAGACGGTCTGATGGTATCCAATAGCCGATTCGATGAGTCGTTGATCTTGCTCGGACTGCTTCCCGACGACGATACGGCGGTTTCGATCTTGAAGATTCAAGTGCGCGATCCCGGCGGCAACACCCTCGAAGGTTTCCGACCGGGAGTCCGACGTCGTGAATTGCCGCTGACCGCGATCTGCGCGGCGGCCGTCAGCGGTTCGACCGGAGTCAACATGGAAGGCTACCGCGACTATCGTGGTTTGCTTTCGGTCGGCGCCTGGACGTGGCTGCCCGAATATCGGTTGGGGATCATCACTGAGATCGACTATGCCGAAGCCTATCGACCGCTCACAATTCTCCAGCGGACGTTTTACGTGCTGTACGCATTGCTCGGAATCGGCGCCGTCGCGATCTTCGTGTTCACACTGATCGTCGCTCGCTTGCAGCGACAAGCTCGCCGGGCCGAGATCGAGGCCAAGCAAATCGGGCAGTACCGACTGCTGGAAAAGATCGGCGCCGGTGCGATGGGCGAGGTCTACAAAGGCCAGCACGCCATGCTTCGCCGGCCCACCGCCATCAAGATGCTGAACATCGAGCGCGTCAACGAAGCCTCGATTCAACGGTTCGAGCGCGAAGTGCAGATTACCTGCAAGCTCAACAATCCGCATACCGTGGCGATCTACGATTACGGCCGGACACCGGAGGGGGTATTCTATTACGCGATGGAGTACCTGGACGGGCTGAACTTGCAGACGCTGGTCGAGCAATACGGTCCGCAATCCGAGGGGCGCGTGGCGAGCATCCTGCGGCAGATTTGCGCTTCGCTCTATGAAGCCCACTCGTCGGGCCTCGTGCATCGCGACATCAAGCCGGCCAACATCATGCTCAATCGTCGCGGCGCCGAGCCCGACGTCGTGAAGGTCCTAGATTTCGGCTTAGTCAAAGCCATGGACGACAAGAACGCGGACCGCTCGTCGGGCAATGAACTCTCCGGAACGCCGCTGTATATGTCGCCCGAGTCGATTCAGACTCCGGAATCGGTCGATGCCTGCAGCGACCTCTATGCCGTCGGAGCCGTGGGCTATTTCCTGCTCACCGGCGAGACGGTCTTCAACGCTCGCACGCTCGGCGAACTGTGCCAACAGCACCTCACCGCGATTCCGAACGCGCCGTCGCAACGGTTAGGAAAACCGATTTCGGCCGAGCTGGAACATGCGATCTTGGCTTGCTTGGAAAAGAGTCGGGCCAAGCGTCCTCAAACCGCGAGAGACTTGGCGACGATGCTCGACCGCGTGACGCGGAGTTGGTCGCTTAACGACGCGGAGGAATGGTGGAGTCGCCACGAACGAGGGCAGTCGCCGCACAAGCCGACGGAAGTAGTCCGAAACACGAAAGACGGCGATCGCCCTAGTAATCCAGAGGCAACACCGCCTGACCCCACGGCTCCTCGTGCCGATCTCGGGCGGGAATCGGTTGAATCGGGGTTTGATCGAACGGCGATCTTCGACGCCGACGGCAAATCGTCGAACTAG
- a CDS encoding glycyl-radical enzyme activating protein: MSQEVPKGVVLNIQHFCTNDGPGIRTNVFLKGCSLRCKWCSNPESIHPKPELAYDLRKCIGEKECGLCLKECPESAISVMPSDGKVRIDWDLCTNCGKCVPVCPPNALYLFGQAMTVDEVLAEVEQDGSFYRESGGGITLSGGECVLQCDFSAALLEEAHHRGINTAIETAGNYPWSFMEKVLPHVDTVLHDHKLTDPVRHKKWCGADNSRILANFKRAYEAYPDKTFIARTPVIPGVNDDEEHIRAVLAFIRPYPNVVKYELLPYHRYGETKYGFLGRVYDLDDFNSLDPATLQRLQAIIDESFGTTKT; this comes from the coding sequence ATGAGTCAGGAAGTTCCCAAAGGCGTCGTTCTGAACATCCAGCACTTCTGTACCAACGACGGCCCTGGGATTCGCACGAATGTGTTTCTCAAAGGCTGTTCGCTACGCTGCAAGTGGTGCAGCAATCCGGAGAGCATCCATCCGAAACCGGAATTGGCGTATGACCTCAGAAAGTGCATCGGTGAAAAAGAATGCGGCTTGTGCTTGAAGGAGTGCCCCGAGTCGGCGATCTCGGTCATGCCGTCTGACGGCAAAGTACGGATCGATTGGGATCTGTGCACGAACTGCGGCAAATGTGTGCCCGTTTGTCCGCCGAATGCGCTCTACCTGTTCGGCCAGGCGATGACCGTGGACGAGGTTCTCGCCGAGGTCGAACAAGACGGCAGTTTTTATCGTGAGTCCGGCGGAGGCATCACGCTGTCCGGCGGCGAGTGCGTGTTGCAATGCGACTTCAGCGCCGCACTGTTGGAAGAGGCGCACCATCGCGGCATCAATACGGCGATCGAAACGGCGGGAAACTACCCCTGGTCTTTCATGGAAAAAGTTCTACCGCACGTCGATACGGTCCTGCACGATCACAAGCTGACCGATCCCGTCCGGCACAAGAAGTGGTGCGGCGCGGATAACTCCCGCATCCTGGCCAATTTCAAGCGGGCCTATGAGGCGTATCCCGACAAGACGTTCATCGCCCGTACGCCGGTGATCCCCGGCGTGAACGATGACGAGGAGCACATCCGCGCGGTACTGGCGTTTATCCGCCCGTACCCGAACGTGGTGAAGTACGAGCTGTTGCCGTACCACCGCTACGGAGAGACGAAGTACGGATTCCTCGGGCGCGTCTACGACCTCGATGACTTCAACAGTCTCGACCCCGCGACTCTACAACGACTGCAGGCCATCATCGACGAGTCGTTCGGCACCACCAAGACGTAG
- a CDS encoding carboxymuconolactone decarboxylase family protein, with protein sequence MSANPWTSGVLPRKDIELISIAVNAACTNLNADGTRRHIRGALEAGATREEIMMILKVASLLSIHSASLGAPLLLEEVKAAGVQAMPKEPTTTPVCDKMKAAGQWNAAWDSFFELDPVWTEAIIAASLPVYISGVLSPKLAELVSIAVDASITHMYAPGTRRHIKAALQLGATMEEIMEVLKVCVAQGIQASNLGIPILAEELNSFQSRVG encoded by the coding sequence ATGTCTGCAAACCCGTGGACGAGCGGCGTACTGCCGCGTAAAGACATCGAACTTATCAGCATTGCGGTGAATGCCGCCTGCACGAACTTGAACGCGGACGGAACTCGTCGCCACATCCGCGGGGCACTCGAAGCCGGCGCGACCCGCGAAGAGATCATGATGATTCTCAAGGTCGCGTCTCTTCTGTCGATCCATTCGGCCAGCTTGGGTGCTCCCCTGCTGCTGGAAGAAGTGAAGGCAGCCGGTGTGCAGGCGATGCCGAAGGAACCGACGACGACGCCGGTCTGCGACAAGATGAAAGCCGCGGGTCAATGGAATGCGGCCTGGGACTCGTTCTTCGAGTTGGATCCGGTCTGGACGGAAGCGATCATCGCCGCGAGCTTACCGGTTTACATCAGCGGCGTTCTTTCGCCGAAGCTCGCGGAGCTAGTGAGCATAGCCGTCGATGCGTCGATCACTCATATGTACGCGCCCGGAACACGCCGCCACATCAAGGCGGCCCTCCAGCTCGGCGCGACGATGGAAGAGATCATGGAAGTGCTGAAGGTCTGTGTGGCGCAGGGTATCCAAGCGAGCAATCTCGGCATACCGATTCTGGCGGAAGAATTGAATAGCTTCCAAAGCCGCGTAGGCTAG
- a CDS encoding aquaporin, translated as MAESNSRKIPWSLFVSELIGTALLVLVGLSLVILMFGSGTPMARLIPSESLRSLITGFLFGTTGATIALSPVGKVSGAHINPAVTVAFRLMGKLDFRTTLVYIVAQLVGAVMGSLPLLLWGSMGSSVDFGATLPGSGYSLSTVILGEVVTTFTMVALLAVFLSFRSIRPFTPAIFPPLYAIMVWIESPISGTSTNPARSFGPSVISGQWEGWWIYWIGPMAGMLLAVLACSYLAKRIEVAKLYYFDSDHDRLFRRMAAQRHKEREPSPSS; from the coding sequence ATGGCAGAATCAAACAGCCGGAAAATCCCTTGGAGCCTTTTCGTCTCGGAACTGATCGGGACGGCACTGCTCGTCCTGGTCGGCCTCTCGCTGGTCATCCTGATGTTTGGATCCGGCACTCCGATGGCGCGGTTGATCCCCAGCGAGAGCTTGCGAAGCCTGATCACGGGTTTTCTCTTCGGCACGACCGGGGCCACGATCGCGTTGTCGCCTGTCGGGAAGGTTAGCGGAGCGCATATCAATCCGGCAGTCACGGTCGCCTTCCGATTGATGGGGAAGCTCGACTTTCGCACTACGCTCGTCTATATCGTCGCCCAACTGGTCGGCGCCGTGATGGGCTCGTTGCCGCTCCTCTTGTGGGGCTCGATGGGATCGAGCGTGGACTTCGGCGCGACCTTGCCGGGTTCCGGCTATTCTCTCTCGACGGTCATTTTGGGCGAAGTTGTCACGACCTTTACGATGGTCGCTCTGCTCGCCGTTTTTCTGAGCTTCCGGAGCATCCGCCCCTTCACACCTGCGATCTTCCCGCCACTCTACGCGATCATGGTTTGGATTGAGTCGCCGATCTCGGGAACCAGCACTAACCCTGCGCGCAGCTTCGGCCCGTCAGTTATCTCCGGGCAATGGGAGGGGTGGTGGATCTACTGGATCGGGCCGATGGCTGGAATGCTCTTAGCCGTGCTCGCTTGTAGTTACCTGGCAAAGCGCATTGAAGTCGCCAAACTGTATTATTTCGACAGCGACCATGACCGCCTGTTTCGCCGGATGGCCGCGCAGCGTCATAAAGAGCGCGAACCCTCGCCCTCTTCATGA
- a CDS encoding glucosidase has translation MTKEHERLDEARQPSQPWKKWGPYLSERQWGTVREDYSENGDAWNFFTHDQARSRAYRWGEDGLAGISDDQQQLCFALALWNGKDGILKERLFGLTNSEGNHGEDVKEYYFYLDSTPTHSYMKYLYKYPHAAFPYADLVNTNRGRSREEMEYELLDTGVFHDDRYFDVFVEYAKAGPEDILVRITAANRGPDAAELHLLPTLWFRNDWSRWIAESNRAAGKPNLKQVKTSAGSSAVAGSHSVLGEFTLCCEGDAPLLFTENETNHERLFPGQKNESPHVKDGINDCVVQGHQGAVNPDKEGTKVAAHYRRNIAAGQSTVIRLRLSKSSASGTHDAFGKAFDQAFADRLREADEFYKSVTPPTVSADQANVMRQALAGMLWSKQFFFFDGDNWLDEHNSNPLHSGYRNSRNSEWFHMLNKDIISMPDKWEYPWYAAWDLAFHALPLAIVDPNFAKEQLKLMLKGNYIHPSGQIPAYEWNFSDVNPPVHAWATLFLHRTSQALGGETDLDFLRGAFNKLTLNFTWWVNRKDRFGKNVFEGGFLGLDNIGVFDRSAPLPTGGHLEQADGTAWMALFSQNMTELAVELAAHDPIYEDMVQKFVEQFYYIAAAINRSGQEGMWDEEDGFYYDILRLPDGSATRLKVRSLVGLLPLCATTVIEPWQRERIPRAMAGLLERLRRIPELGNTLHPVGPDHFGVNDRGLLAVLNPERLRRVLTKMLDENEFFGPHGIRSISKFHEQHPYIYYLDGQEYRVDYLPAESNTGMFGGNSNWRGPVWMPVNAMIIRALLQYYLYYGDNFKIECPTGSGNLMNLFEVSKELADRLTRIFLRDESGRRPVYGGTEKFQSDPHWRDHLQFFEYFHGDNGAGLGASHQTGWTGLVAKFIELFGSLDAKQGLEMGKMSAFRKEGGKR, from the coding sequence ATGACTAAAGAACACGAGCGGTTGGATGAAGCACGGCAACCGAGTCAGCCATGGAAGAAGTGGGGGCCGTATCTCTCGGAGCGCCAGTGGGGCACCGTGCGCGAGGACTACAGCGAAAACGGCGACGCGTGGAACTTCTTTACCCACGATCAAGCGCGCTCTCGCGCGTACCGCTGGGGCGAGGACGGCCTGGCCGGCATCTCCGACGATCAGCAGCAACTCTGCTTCGCTCTGGCCCTGTGGAACGGCAAGGACGGAATCCTCAAGGAACGTCTGTTCGGCTTGACGAACAGCGAAGGAAACCACGGCGAGGATGTGAAGGAGTACTACTTCTACCTCGATAGCACGCCGACTCACTCGTACATGAAGTATCTGTACAAGTATCCGCACGCGGCTTTCCCTTATGCCGACCTCGTGAATACGAACCGCGGGCGCAGCCGCGAAGAGATGGAGTATGAACTTCTCGACACCGGCGTCTTCCACGACGATCGATACTTCGACGTCTTCGTAGAGTACGCCAAGGCCGGACCCGAAGACATCTTGGTGCGAATCACGGCGGCCAATCGGGGACCGGACGCGGCGGAACTGCATCTTCTTCCCACGCTGTGGTTCCGCAACGACTGGTCGCGGTGGATCGCCGAGTCGAACCGAGCTGCCGGAAAACCCAATCTCAAGCAGGTCAAGACCTCCGCAGGTTCGAGCGCGGTTGCGGGATCGCATTCGGTGCTCGGCGAGTTCACGCTCTGCTGCGAAGGCGATGCACCGCTCCTCTTCACGGAAAACGAAACCAACCACGAGCGCCTGTTTCCCGGGCAGAAGAACGAGAGTCCCCACGTCAAAGACGGCATCAACGATTGCGTAGTGCAAGGCCATCAGGGCGCGGTGAATCCCGACAAGGAAGGGACTAAGGTCGCGGCGCACTATCGGCGCAACATCGCCGCCGGTCAGTCGACGGTCATTCGCTTGCGACTATCGAAATCGTCTGCGAGCGGAACTCATGACGCGTTCGGCAAGGCGTTCGATCAGGCTTTTGCCGACCGGCTGCGCGAGGCCGATGAGTTTTACAAGTCGGTCACGCCGCCGACCGTGAGTGCCGACCAAGCCAATGTGATGCGCCAAGCACTGGCCGGCATGCTCTGGAGCAAGCAGTTCTTTTTCTTCGACGGCGACAACTGGCTGGATGAGCACAACTCCAACCCACTGCATTCCGGATACCGCAACTCCCGGAACTCCGAGTGGTTCCACATGTTGAACAAGGACATCATCTCGATGCCCGACAAGTGGGAGTATCCCTGGTACGCGGCTTGGGATTTGGCGTTCCACGCGCTGCCGCTGGCGATCGTCGACCCCAACTTCGCCAAAGAGCAGCTGAAGCTGATGCTGAAGGGAAACTACATTCATCCCAGCGGTCAGATTCCGGCCTACGAGTGGAACTTCAGCGACGTGAACCCGCCGGTGCATGCTTGGGCGACCCTGTTTCTCCATCGTACGTCACAGGCTCTCGGCGGCGAGACCGACTTAGACTTTCTCCGCGGCGCGTTCAACAAGTTGACGTTGAACTTCACCTGGTGGGTCAACCGCAAAGACCGCTTCGGCAAGAACGTCTTCGAAGGAGGGTTTCTCGGCCTCGACAACATCGGCGTCTTCGACCGCAGTGCGCCGCTCCCGACCGGCGGGCACCTTGAGCAGGCCGACGGCACGGCTTGGATGGCGCTGTTCAGCCAGAACATGACGGAGCTCGCCGTCGAGCTCGCGGCGCACGATCCGATCTACGAGGACATGGTCCAGAAGTTCGTGGAACAGTTCTACTACATTGCCGCGGCCATCAACCGTTCGGGACAGGAGGGGATGTGGGACGAAGAAGACGGCTTTTACTACGACATCCTGCGACTCCCCGACGGTAGTGCAACGCGGCTCAAGGTCCGTTCCCTGGTAGGGCTGCTGCCGTTGTGTGCGACGACGGTCATCGAGCCGTGGCAGCGAGAACGCATTCCCCGGGCGATGGCCGGCCTCTTAGAGCGGCTGCGCCGGATCCCGGAACTCGGCAACACGTTGCACCCCGTCGGCCCGGACCATTTCGGCGTCAACGATCGCGGATTACTCGCCGTGCTCAATCCCGAGCGGCTTCGTCGGGTCCTCACGAAGATGCTCGACGAAAACGAGTTCTTCGGTCCCCACGGCATCCGCTCGATCTCGAAGTTTCACGAGCAGCATCCCTACATCTATTACCTGGATGGTCAAGAGTATCGGGTGGACTACTTGCCGGCCGAGTCGAACACGGGCATGTTCGGCGGGAACTCCAATTGGCGCGGCCCGGTCTGGATGCCGGTGAACGCGATGATCATCCGAGCCTTGCTGCAGTACTACTTGTACTACGGCGACAACTTTAAGATCGAATGCCCGACGGGCTCCGGCAACCTGATGAACCTCTTCGAGGTGAGCAAGGAACTCGCCGACCGGCTCACGCGAATCTTCCTGCGCGACGAGAGCGGCCGGCGTCCAGTTTACGGCGGCACGGAGAAATTCCAGTCCGATCCCCACTGGCGCGATCATCTGCAGTTCTTCGAGTACTTCCACGGCGACAACGGCGCGGGGCTGGGGGCCAGCCATCAGACCGGCTGGACCGGGCTCGTGGCGAAGTTCATCGAGCTCTTCGGCTCTTTGGATGCGAAACAGGGCCTGGAAATGGGCAAGATGTCGGCGTTCCGCAAAGAGGGAGGGAAGCGCTGA
- a CDS encoding glucose 1-dehydrogenase, with the protein MKAVTVEPNKIGTARLEDVPEPDPRNGSVLVEAIAVGVCGTDAEIVEGKYGWAPPGKTRLVLGHESLGRVLEPGGSALKQGDLVVGIVRRPDGVPCPNCAVGEWDMCTNGLYTERGIKEIDGFMSERWRIEPEYAMKVDSSLGLLGVLIEPTTVVTKAVEQVIAVGQRAFWEPRTVLVTGAGPIGLLAALIAKQRGMEVHVLDRVETGSKPELVRALGATYHTGTVADLGFAPDVIIECTGVGQVINHAIRGVGAGGIVCLTGVGAGGSTVGPPVADVAAAAVLKNNVVVGSVNANKRHWYKAGEVLARADRTWLERLITRREKPEDFKKALQRSPDDIKVVIQFSEV; encoded by the coding sequence ATGAAAGCCGTCACCGTCGAACCCAACAAAATAGGAACGGCCCGGCTGGAGGATGTTCCTGAGCCTGATCCTCGCAACGGCAGCGTGCTGGTGGAAGCCATCGCCGTCGGAGTATGCGGGACCGATGCTGAGATCGTGGAAGGCAAGTACGGCTGGGCTCCCCCGGGAAAGACTCGACTTGTGCTGGGGCACGAATCGCTCGGCCGGGTGCTGGAGCCGGGTGGCAGCGCGCTCAAGCAAGGGGATCTCGTAGTCGGCATCGTGCGGCGCCCTGACGGAGTTCCCTGCCCGAACTGTGCAGTCGGCGAGTGGGACATGTGCACCAACGGCCTGTACACGGAGCGCGGCATCAAGGAGATCGACGGCTTCATGTCGGAACGCTGGCGGATCGAGCCCGAGTACGCGATGAAGGTCGATTCATCCCTCGGGCTGCTCGGTGTTTTGATCGAGCCGACCACGGTAGTCACGAAAGCGGTGGAGCAGGTCATCGCGGTCGGTCAGCGTGCCTTTTGGGAGCCACGGACCGTGCTTGTTACCGGCGCGGGCCCGATCGGCCTGCTCGCCGCATTGATCGCCAAGCAACGGGGGATGGAGGTTCACGTTCTCGACCGAGTCGAGACGGGCTCAAAGCCGGAATTGGTCCGCGCCCTGGGTGCAACGTATCACACCGGAACCGTCGCCGACTTGGGATTTGCGCCGGACGTCATCATCGAATGCACGGGTGTCGGGCAGGTGATCAATCACGCGATCCGAGGAGTCGGCGCGGGAGGCATCGTCTGCCTGACGGGGGTCGGCGCCGGTGGTTCGACCGTTGGGCCGCCCGTGGCTGATGTCGCGGCGGCCGCGGTGTTGAAGAACAATGTCGTCGTCGGCAGTGTCAACGCGAACAAGCGGCACTGGTACAAGGCGGGTGAAGTCTTGGCTCGTGCGGATCGCACCTGGTTGGAACGCCTCATCACCCGTCGCGAGAAGCCGGAAGATTTCAAAAAGGCACTGCAGCGGAGTCCCGACGACATCAAGGTCGTCATTCAATTTTCGGAGGTCTGA
- a CDS encoding response regulator, translated as MSKARPLIAVVDDEKSVRIAVERLLRSANFDVETFPSGIELLEALKTHRPACVVLDLHMPHMDGFTVQTRLTEASIRLPMVVITGHDATETRERALAGGASAYLRKPMDDQTLLEAIANAIAQPSVTSGTDLGELRAREAS; from the coding sequence ATGAGCAAAGCTCGACCTCTCATTGCCGTCGTCGATGACGAGAAATCGGTGCGCATCGCCGTCGAGAGGCTGTTGCGCTCGGCCAACTTCGATGTGGAGACATTTCCTTCCGGTATCGAGCTTCTCGAAGCGTTGAAAACCCATCGACCGGCCTGTGTCGTTCTGGACCTGCACATGCCGCACATGGACGGCTTCACCGTACAGACGCGATTAACGGAGGCGAGCATCCGATTGCCGATGGTCGTCATCACCGGGCACGATGCCACCGAAACTCGAGAACGCGCGCTGGCCGGTGGCGCCTCGGCGTACCTTCGCAAACCGATGGATGACCAGACGTTGCTGGAGGCCATCGCCAACGCCATAGCACAGCCATCGGTGACAAGCGGGACTGATTTAGGCGAACTCCGCGCAAGAGAGGCATCATGA